The Cuculus canorus isolate bCucCan1 chromosome 5, bCucCan1.pri, whole genome shotgun sequence genome window below encodes:
- the CAPRIN1 gene encoding caprin-1 isoform X3 → MPSATNSTMASSNSGKAGPGGETAPATAAAPQASGGSITSVQTEAMKQILGVIDKKLRNLEKKKSKLDDYQERMNKGERLNQDQLDAVSKYQEVTNNLEFAKELQRSFMALSQDIQKTIKKTARREQLMREEAEQKRLKTVLELQFILEKLDDDEVRNDLKQGTNGVPVLTEEELTMLDEFYKLVYPERDMNMRLTEQYEQASVHLWDLLEGKEKPVCGTTYKVLKEIVERILQTSYFDSTHNHQNGLCEEEEAAPAPAVEDAVAEAEPDPAEEFTEPTEVESTEYVNRQFMAETQFSSSEKEQVDEWTVETVEVVNSLQQQTQATSPPVPEPHTLTTVAQADPLVRRQRVQDLMAQMQGPYNFMQDSMLEFENQTLDPAIVSAQPMNPAQNLDMPQMVCPPVHAESRLAQPNQVPVQPEATQVKCSVPLVSSTSEGYTASQPMYQPSHTTEQRPQKESIDQIQASMSLNADQTPSSSSLPTASQPQVFQAGSSKPLHSSGINVNAAPFQSMQTVFNMNAPVPPVNEPETLKQQNQYQASYNQSFSNQPHQVEQSDLQQDQLQTVVGTYHGSPDQTHQVAGNHQQPPQQNTGFPRNSQPYYNSRGVSRGGSRGARGLMNGYRGPSNGFRGGYDGYRPSFSNTPNSGYTQPQFSAPRDYSNYQRDGYQQNFKRGSGQSGPRGAPRGNS, encoded by the exons agcaaACTTGATGATTACCAGGAACGAATGAACAAGGGAGAACGTCTGAATCAAGATCAactg gatgcAGTGTCAAAGTACCAGGAAGTGACGAATAATCTGGAATTTGCGAAAGAACTGCAGAGGAGTTTCATGGCTCTGAGCCAAGAT atccagaaaacaataaaaaagacagCTCGCAGGGAGCAACTGATGCGAGAAGAAGCTGAACAGAAGCGTTTAAAGACTGTACTAGAGCTGCAGTTCATTTTGGAAAAGTTGGATGATGATGAAGTTCGCAATGACttgaaacaaggaacaaatGGAGTGCCAGTACTCACAGAGGAGGAACTGACAATGCTGGATGAGTTTTACAAGCTAGTTTACCCTGAACGAGACATGAACATGAG gttGACTGAGCAGTATGAGCAAGCATCTGTTCACCTGTGGGACTTactggaagggaaggagaaaccaGTCTGTGGAACAACCT ATAAAGTGCTAAAGGAGATTGTTGAACGTATTCTTCAAACTAGTTACTTTGATAGCACCCATAACCATCAGAATGGATTATGCgaggaagaagaggcagcaCCTGCACCTGCAGTGGAAGATGCTGTAGCGGAAGCTG aacctgatccagcagaagaATTTACTGAGCCAACTGAAGTGGAATCAACTGAG tatgtAAACAGACAATTCATGGCAGAGACTCAGTTCAGCAGTAGTGAGAAGGAACAGGTAGATGAGTGGACAGTTGAAACGGTTGAG GTTGTAAATTCGCTGCAGCAACAAACACAAGCTACGTCTCCTCCAGTTCCTGAACCTCACACGCTCACTACTGTGGCTCAAGCAGATCCTCTGGTTAGAAGACAACGAGTACAGGACCTTATGGCACAGATGCAGGGCCCCTATAACTTCATGCAG gaCTCTATGCTGGAGTTTGAGAACCAAACACTTGATCCTGCCATTGTGTCTGCACAGCCCATGAATCCAGCACAGAATTTGGACATGCCACAAATGGTTTGCCCTCCAG tTCATGCCGAGTCAAGACTTGCCCAGCCTAATCAAGTTCCTGTGCAACCAGAAGCTACGCAGGTAAAATGTTCA GTTCCCTTGGTCTCCTCTACCAGTGAGGGATATACAGCCTCCCAGCCCATGTATCAGCCTTCTCACACAACAGAGCAACGGCCACAGAAAGAATCCATTGACCAGATTCAG gCTTCAATGTCACTGAATGCAGACCAGAccccatcatcatcatcacttcCCACTGCATCCCAGCCGCAGGTGTTCCAGGCTGGATCTAGCAAACCTTTGCATAGCAGCGGAATCAATGTTAATGCAGCTCCATTCCAATCCATGCAAACA GTATTCAACATGAATGCACCCGTTCCTCCTGTTAATGAGCCAGAAACCCTTAAGCAGCAAAACCAGTACCAGGCCAGTTACAACCAGAGTTTCTCCAATCAGCCTCATCAAGTAGAACAATCTGATCTTCAGCAAGATCAGCTCCAGACAG TGGTTGGAACCTACCATGGATCCCCGGACCAGACCCATCAAGTGGCGGGTAACCACCAGCAGCCTCCCCAGCAGAACACTGGATTTCCACGGAACAGTCAACCTTATTATAACAGTCGAGGAGTGTCCCGTGGTGGATCACGTGGGGCTCGTGGTTTAATGAATGGCTACAGGGGACCGTCAAATGGATTTAGAG GAGGATATGATGGCTACCGTCCTTCCTTTTCCAACACTCCAAACAGTGGTTACACGCAGCCCCAGTTCAGTGCTCCTCGGGATTATTCGAACTACCAGCGG GATGGATATCAGCAGAATTTCAAACGTGGCTCTGGACAAAGTGGACCTCGGGGAGCTCCTAGAGGTAATTCCTGA